Genomic segment of Paenibacillus sp. FSL R5-0912:
CGGATTTGTACGATGTAGGACAACTGATGCTGTTCATGCTGTATTCCGGTTATGTGCCAGTACGGGGAGGGGCGGAGCGGAGCTGGCGGGAAGAGCTGGAGCTATCGCCGGGAATGCTGCAGATACTGTCCCGGCTGCTTGGGGAGCAGGAGACCTATCCGGACACAGCTGGATTTATGCGTGAGGCCGGAGAATTGTATAAGAGTCTGCTGCGATGATATCTGTTCAAAAAAAGGTGCCCTCAGCCAAATGCTAAGAGGCGCCTTTTGACTGTGTATGAAGAAATCAAGCCAGCTTCAGCTTGAACTGCCGTAACGGTTCTTATAGTATTTATGTCCGGTTCCTCCGCGGCGGGCATCTGAAGAGGAATGCCGCTTGTATCCGTGGCTGCTGCTTGAATGCCTTCTGGATACTGGCCTCCCTTTGTTGCTGCTCGAATGCCTGCGGTGTCCGCCATGTTTGGACTGCTCCACGGAGTGCAGGACTTTACCAAGAATTTTCTTAAACATCTTGTTTCCTCCTCTAAGGTTGTAGTAGCCATTGCAGTGCGGCTTTAATCGTTAGTTACCCGTACTACGGCTTCCGTACGCGGCTGGTTTCAATAAAAATTAAACCCCGTCCATTTGCGGCGGGGTTGTTTGTATACCAAGCGTAATGCTCGCAATGATTATGTTATTCAATATAACTCTTCATTGCCTGATACATATTGTCAGCATATTCGTCGATCTTATCCCGTGACATGCGCAGCCGGTCCACCGAAGTGCCGTAGCCGATCTCCTGCAGTCCTTCGGCTAATCCCTGGAAGATTCCATCCGTGAACGCATCTAACGGTTCGCCGTGGACATGCAGCCCGCTTCCGCCGAGATCTGTATTCACCGCCGGAGGAGCAATCTCAATCACTTCTACAGAGGTATCAGAGAGCTGGAGTCTGAGACTCATGCTGAACGAATGAAGCGCCGCCTTCGTCGCTGAATAGATCGGGCCAATGGCAAACGGTGTGAAGGCTAGGCCGGAGGTGACGCTCAGGATAGCCGCCGCTTCCCGTGCTGCGAATAATGGAGCGAACAGCATCGCCAGATGAAGAGGGGCTTCAAGGTTAGTTGTGATTTCTTGATTGAAATAAGCCCAGTTGTTTCTCGCATCTGCCTTGAGTACATTGAAGCGCTGCTGGGTCCCGGCATTGTTCACTAATACATTTATTTCCGGATAGTTCGCAGTTACCCAGTCGAACAAGGCGGTACGCTCGGATTCTATATTCAAATCACTTACACGGGTAATCAGGCCGGGGAGCTTGTCTTTGGCATCCTGCAGGACCTGTTCACGCCGCCCGGTACTGATGACTGTATTCCCGCCATTGATGAAGCGTTCGGCAAAAGCGAGCCCGATTCCCGAGCCTCCGCCTGTAATAAGGATTGTATTTCCTGAAAGTTTCATTGTGGTACCTCTTCTCCATTATTTTGATAAATAATTGGTATACCGTACGATTTTCTTGTCGATGCCCTGCAAGGATTCTGTCATGAGCGCAATTTCCGCCAGCACAGCCTGCTTATGCTCCTGAAACATTCTAAGCCGGAGTTCAGTCGTGCTGTCCCCTTCTAACATCCAGTCCACATATTGCCGGATACTGCAGATGGGCATATGCGTATTTTTCAAATAAATAATGATCTTAAGGAAAGCAATACGATTCTCCGAGAATATCCGCCTCCCGGCTTCATCACGCTCCATCTGTGGCAATAAACCCTTTTTCTCATAATAACGAATCGTTGATTCCGGAATCCCTAACTGGGCTGCAGCTTCGCTAATGGAAACATATTTCATCTGGAGACCTCCATGGCAGTTGGTTAGTTGTCGACAGGAATAGGATACGACTTGAACCATGGTTTAAGTCAACACATATATTTTTACACTAATGAAATATACTTTTTGAGATAAATTTATATCTTTGCTATATTAAGAGAATGCGTTTCCGATAAATAAGATTTATCCAAAAATGGGAGGAATATTGAATGAATGCAGCGGATTTTCCGGCGTACAAGTGGATGAATGAGGGGAACATCAGGTTTGAGGATGATGCTATTATATTAGAAGCCACTGCTAACAGCGACTTTTTCTGCAACAACGGTGCCATAGCTGAAGAAGGGCTTACCCCTGAAAGTCTGACGAATGCACCCTTCTTCTATACAGAAGTGTCCGGTGATTTCGTGCTGCGGGTGAAGGTTAGCCATGACTTCCGGGATACCTACGATTCCTCTTCCATTATGGTGATGCAGGACCTGACGGTCTGGGCCAAGGCCTGCTTTGAGCTGACAGATTTCAATACCCACGCCGTGGTCAGTGTAGTAACAAATCAGACCTCGGATGATGCCAATGGCTGTAATATTGATGGCAATGAGGTATGGCTGCAGGCCGCAAGGTCCGGGAATGCCTTCGCCTTTCATTATTCGACAGATGGTGTAAGGTTTGATATGATGCGCTTCTTTAACCTTCCGGCGGAAGAAACGATCAAGGTTGGACTATTGGCACAAGCCCCAACAGGCGAAGGCGGAGAGAGAATCTACCGGAATTTCACACTGGAGAACCGGACGGTCAAAAATATAAGAGCGGGTGAATAAGCCGTGAATAAGCCGTGAATAAGCCGTGAATAAGCCGTGAATAAACCGTGAATAAACCGTGAATAAGCCGTGAATAAACCGTGAATAAACCGTGAATTAACCGTGAAT
This window contains:
- a CDS encoding SDR family oxidoreductase, whose protein sequence is MKLSGNTILITGGGSGIGLAFAERFINGGNTVISTGRREQVLQDAKDKLPGLITRVSDLNIESERTALFDWVTANYPEINVLVNNAGTQQRFNVLKADARNNWAYFNQEITTNLEAPLHLAMLFAPLFAAREAAAILSVTSGLAFTPFAIGPIYSATKAALHSFSMSLRLQLSDTSVEVIEIAPPAVNTDLGGSGLHVHGEPLDAFTDGIFQGLAEGLQEIGYGTSVDRLRMSRDKIDEYADNMYQAMKSYIE
- a CDS encoding MerR family transcriptional regulator; amino-acid sequence: MKYVSISEAAAQLGIPESTIRYYEKKGLLPQMERDEAGRRIFSENRIAFLKIIIYLKNTHMPICSIRQYVDWMLEGDSTTELRLRMFQEHKQAVLAEIALMTESLQGIDKKIVRYTNYLSK
- a CDS encoding DUF1349 domain-containing protein, producing MNAADFPAYKWMNEGNIRFEDDAIILEATANSDFFCNNGAIAEEGLTPESLTNAPFFYTEVSGDFVLRVKVSHDFRDTYDSSSIMVMQDLTVWAKACFELTDFNTHAVVSVVTNQTSDDANGCNIDGNEVWLQAARSGNAFAFHYSTDGVRFDMMRFFNLPAEETIKVGLLAQAPTGEGGERIYRNFTLENRTVKNIRAGE